A part of Pantoea vagans genomic DNA contains:
- a CDS encoding MFS transporter, with the protein MTALDAAQQHKHQSRLNWGTRTIFLINGLGMSAWAPLVPFARDRLQLSGASLGALLLCLGIGSLAAMPVTGTLVARFGCRRVMGFSTLLVLLMMPLLATADSHLVMAAALMLFGAGLGMLDVAMNYQAVQVEQAADKPMMSGFHGFFSLGGILGAGTVSLLLSRAFTPLHATLVVMAVMLLLLLWRLPVLMNQRLHQPDQPWLVIPRGWVAFLGLLCFILFLAEGAVLDWGALLLLQNPAMSPAYAGLGYAVFSVAMTLGRFSGDKIIQRFGRYPVMLTGALTAAAGMTLAVWLPWPEIALLAFLLVGFGLSNTVPMLFNAAGNQQDMPANLAISAMTTLGYAGILSGPALIGFISQWISLSGAFLMIALLLLAVAASARKVAR; encoded by the coding sequence ATGACTGCACTGGACGCTGCACAACAACATAAGCATCAGAGCCGCCTGAACTGGGGCACACGCACCATCTTTCTGATTAATGGTTTAGGGATGTCAGCCTGGGCACCGCTGGTGCCGTTTGCGCGCGACCGTTTGCAGCTCAGCGGCGCCTCACTGGGCGCGTTACTGCTTTGCCTGGGAATTGGTTCGCTGGCCGCGATGCCGGTGACCGGCACGCTGGTGGCACGGTTTGGCTGCCGTCGGGTCATGGGCTTCTCCACGCTGTTAGTGCTGCTTATGATGCCGCTGCTGGCCACCGCTGACTCTCATCTGGTGATGGCAGCGGCGCTGATGCTGTTTGGAGCCGGGCTGGGCATGCTGGATGTGGCGATGAATTATCAGGCGGTGCAGGTTGAGCAGGCTGCCGATAAACCGATGATGTCCGGCTTTCATGGCTTCTTCAGCCTGGGCGGGATTCTGGGAGCGGGCACGGTGAGCCTGTTGCTGAGCCGCGCGTTTACGCCGCTGCACGCGACCCTGGTGGTGATGGCCGTGATGCTGTTACTGCTGCTGTGGCGACTGCCGGTGTTAATGAATCAGCGCCTGCATCAGCCCGATCAGCCCTGGCTGGTGATCCCACGCGGCTGGGTCGCATTTCTTGGCCTGCTCTGCTTTATCCTGTTCCTCGCGGAAGGGGCAGTGCTGGACTGGGGCGCACTGCTGTTGCTGCAGAATCCGGCGATGTCACCCGCTTATGCGGGTCTGGGCTATGCGGTCTTTTCGGTGGCGATGACGCTGGGCCGTTTTAGCGGCGATAAGATCATCCAGCGTTTTGGCCGCTATCCGGTGATGCTGACGGGCGCACTGACTGCCGCAGCGGGTATGACGCTGGCCGTCTGGCTGCCGTGGCCGGAGATCGCCCTGCTGGCATTTCTGCTGGTGGGCTTTGGTTTGTCCAATACGGTGCCGATGTTGTTCAATGCTGCCGGGAATCAACAGGATATGCCTGCGAACCTGGCGATTTCTGCCATGACAACGCTGGGATATGCGGGTATTCTCTCAGGTCCGGCTTTAATCGGATTCATTTCGCAATGGATCAGCCTCAGCGGCGCATTTTTAATGATCGCGCTGTTGCTGTTAGCGGTAGCCGCCAGTGCGCGAAAAGTTGCGCGATAA